A single region of the Prosthecobacter debontii genome encodes:
- a CDS encoding tetratricopeptide repeat protein: protein MNLLDVRHVIAGLCFSFAFCTGTQAQNQSAQDWVQAGRVYESKLESQRALDCYLQAERLAPTDADLLVNIARQYRHLMADARSEKDKLRLGNQALEYGYRAAKLGPQNSDAQLSVAISYGKMLPLLGAKEQVQSSKLIRQGAERAIQLNPRNDLAWHILGRWHRNVAEISGLKRTLAALVYEKLPEGTHADAVKCFTKAMEINPKRLIHYIELGRTYAQMGEPSEARRFLAKGLKMPSVEKDDEESKALGRSVLAKL from the coding sequence ATGAACTTATTGGATGTTAGGCATGTGATTGCCGGTTTATGCTTTTCTTTCGCATTCTGCACGGGGACGCAGGCTCAAAATCAAAGTGCCCAAGATTGGGTGCAAGCGGGCCGTGTTTATGAGTCGAAGCTGGAGAGCCAAAGAGCTTTAGATTGCTATTTGCAAGCGGAGAGGCTGGCTCCCACAGATGCGGATCTTTTGGTAAATATTGCCCGTCAGTATCGGCATCTGATGGCTGATGCGAGGTCTGAAAAAGACAAGCTTCGTCTCGGAAATCAGGCTTTGGAATATGGATACCGTGCGGCTAAACTTGGACCTCAGAATTCCGACGCCCAACTCTCGGTCGCCATCAGTTACGGCAAAATGCTGCCTTTGCTGGGGGCGAAAGAGCAGGTCCAAAGCTCTAAACTCATTCGTCAAGGCGCTGAGCGAGCCATTCAACTCAATCCTCGCAATGATCTTGCGTGGCATATCTTAGGCCGATGGCATCGGAACGTCGCTGAGATCAGCGGGCTGAAACGCACGTTGGCAGCCCTCGTTTATGAAAAACTGCCTGAGGGGACTCATGCCGATGCGGTGAAATGTTTCACCAAGGCCATGGAGATCAATCCCAAACGGCTGATTCACTACATTGAGCTCGGGCGCACTTATGCGCAGATGGGGGAGCCCAGCGAAGCTCGACGCTTTTTAGCTAAAGGTCTGAAAATGCCAAGCGTGGAAAAGGATGATGAAGAATCAAAGGCGCTGGGTCGCAGCGTTTTGGCTAAACTTTAA
- a CDS encoding TspO/MBR family protein gives MTPSKRSALALFAFFLVTFSAPILGSLWMPGEWYAALEKPSWNPPSWLFGPVWTVLYIVMAIAAWLVWKKGEFKFQAKPLTWYFIQLGLNAAWTPLFFGAHELLASLVVLAALWVAILMTVLLFRPASSVASNLMIPYLAWVTFASSLNYEIWRLNR, from the coding sequence ATGACTCCGTCTAAACGTTCCGCTTTGGCACTCTTCGCTTTTTTCCTGGTGACCTTCAGCGCTCCTATCTTGGGATCGCTGTGGATGCCAGGCGAGTGGTATGCTGCCCTTGAAAAGCCTTCTTGGAATCCGCCTTCATGGCTTTTTGGTCCGGTCTGGACTGTCTTGTACATCGTCATGGCGATTGCGGCATGGCTGGTGTGGAAAAAGGGTGAGTTTAAGTTTCAGGCAAAGCCCTTGACTTGGTATTTCATTCAGCTCGGCCTGAATGCGGCTTGGACACCGCTCTTTTTTGGAGCCCATGAATTACTCGCATCATTGGTGGTCCTTGCGGCTTTGTGGGTGGCGATTCTAATGACCGTTCTTTTGTTCCGTCCCGCGAGTTCGGTGGCCTCCAATTTGATGATCCCCTATCTCGCTTGGGTCACGTTTGCGTCGTCACTGAATTACGAAATCTGGCGTCTGAATCGTTAG
- a CDS encoding amidase produces MARVLLVSLALNGCTATRPARGPTDHAFIHYWPAPEGNQALRLAVKDFIDVKGYVTSAGSEYVAKHNPPATRDAECLKIARERGVHIVGKTNASEFGVTSSGVNPYFGTPRSPLTDRKHRVISGGSSSGSAVAVATNLADVAFGTDTGGSVRIPAACCGVYGLKTTFGLVSLKGVFPMSPKNLDTVGPLAKNIPNLVRGMSLLKRGFEKEYAEAVADRPTGRNFTVGRLYVDGTDPAIDQAVDAALKKAGFKVIRLNERFKEAWDQAQKDGLTIAVGDAWTNDDQYRNKRGVSAVTKATILLGQVEHLTGGYDRALQNRSSWQRWLRRTFQQVDIIALPTLKKQPPPIPRFGGSALFEATTFALQNTVSFNFSGNPALAIPVPLKEGEIPMTSLQLVGPRLSEAELLNAGRIVASKRL; encoded by the coding sequence ATGGCGAGAGTCCTTCTCGTGAGTTTGGCTCTCAATGGCTGCACAGCCACGCGGCCTGCCCGGGGTCCCACCGACCACGCTTTCATCCACTACTGGCCTGCTCCTGAAGGCAATCAAGCTTTGCGCTTGGCGGTCAAAGACTTCATTGATGTGAAAGGTTATGTGACCAGCGCCGGCTCAGAATACGTGGCTAAACACAATCCACCGGCCACCCGCGATGCCGAATGCCTGAAGATAGCTCGGGAGAGAGGCGTGCATATCGTTGGTAAAACCAATGCCAGTGAGTTTGGCGTGACGTCTTCGGGAGTGAATCCTTATTTCGGCACGCCTCGCAGCCCACTGACGGATCGGAAGCATCGGGTGATCTCGGGGGGATCCTCCAGCGGGTCAGCCGTTGCCGTGGCCACGAACTTAGCGGATGTGGCCTTTGGCACGGATACCGGAGGTTCGGTGCGCATCCCTGCAGCCTGCTGCGGCGTCTATGGTCTCAAAACCACGTTTGGATTGGTATCGCTCAAAGGGGTGTTCCCGATGTCGCCCAAGAATTTGGATACCGTGGGGCCCTTGGCCAAAAATATTCCCAACCTTGTGCGGGGGATGAGTCTTTTGAAACGCGGGTTTGAAAAGGAATATGCGGAAGCTGTGGCGGATAGACCGACCGGAAGGAACTTTACCGTAGGCCGCCTATATGTGGACGGCACCGATCCCGCTATTGATCAGGCTGTGGATGCTGCTTTGAAGAAGGCCGGGTTTAAAGTCATACGTCTCAACGAACGGTTCAAAGAAGCCTGGGATCAAGCTCAGAAAGATGGACTCACGATTGCGGTGGGAGACGCCTGGACGAATGATGATCAATACCGAAACAAACGGGGTGTATCAGCTGTGACAAAAGCCACCATTTTGTTAGGCCAAGTCGAGCATCTCACCGGTGGCTATGATCGGGCTTTGCAGAATCGCTCGTCTTGGCAGCGCTGGCTCCGTCGAACGTTTCAGCAGGTGGATATCATCGCTTTGCCAACTTTAAAGAAACAACCTCCGCCGATACCCAGATTCGGGGGGTCTGCGCTTTTTGAAGCCACGACCTTTGCATTGCAAAATACAGTGAGTTTCAATTTTTCCGGCAACCCTGCGTTGGCCATTCCGGTGCCCCTCAAAGAAGGAGAGATCCCGATGACTAGCTTGCAGCTTGTGGGTCCTCGCTTGAGCGAAGCAGAACTTTTGAACGCAGGGCGCATTGTGGCCTCCAAGCGTTTATGA